CAGTAATAAGAACAACTACCACTTCCACAATTGTGCCAAACAGGTCTTGGTTTTGCGATCAGTTCAAAACAATCCAGTATCTGGTATCAGTTATAGTAAGATTTATGAAAACACCCACAGCAAACACAAAAGTGTCGCATCCAACAATATACACCAGTAGTTGCCAAATGTGGCGTCTtttaaaagacaacatttttattGGAGTTagtgtttgaattcattttatttaacacaCTGTAATTAACAAACTAAGATCAAAGAGAACAGCGTCACAGAGTTTACAATAAACAAACTGTTCGTCTGGGTGGGTTGGTGGCTTTGTCTCAGTGGTTCAGCCTCGCCGTTTTCTCCTGATCCACAGCAGTCTGCAAAGCCAGGACTGTGTCTGTTGAGGACAGACAAGACTGTGTGTCAACACATTTTTCCACACAGGTTTTGGTCCTGGGCAATACATATTAGATCAGACTAAgctatgttttttaaatgaatagtgATTTGAAACTCTTTAACAACTATCCAATACTACATAAAGCCTTCAACTGGTCAAATAACAAGGTGATTAGTTGAAGTCATATTCATGTTAACCacatatgcatatacacacacacaaatcgaTAGAAAACCAGAATCAAGCTGTGGTTTGTACAAACCACACTACTATGAAAAACTAGTACAAACCCAATAACTTCCGGGAATGATCCAACAGGTTGGGAAGTCCTTCCTCAGTGTTGTATGAGGTTTGCTCCATTTCCTTGACAAGCTCATTTGCCCTCTGAGAGACAAAAGTGATGAAGTGTGAGGGCTGAAAaggctattttatttacacaaatgAGTGTATTGAAAAGAATTAAGAAAATCATACCTGAAGCTCCACGTAAACCTTCTCTTCCAGGTCTGCCACATGGGATATGGCATCATACACACTGGTGTCAACAGATTCctacaacacaaaaaaacaaattataaacaatttaaaatcatAAGCATTAACAATGTTGGACTTGCATACTTAAATTGTGCAAGCTGACCTCCTCAGAAGAGGTATCTGCAGGCTCTTGTGACTTCACTACTCCACCAGCTTTGGAGTTGCCATTCAGTTCCTTCACTCTGGCAAAGACGAGAACACATTAAGCTTTCTTGCCAGGCACATTAGTTTTATATGAATAGATTctgaatacatttccatcacCATCAAGACTAAAATACAATAAGCAAAACATTTACCTGTCAGCGTAACGTAGAGTGTTCATTGTATATTCACATGAAGACATGCTTGGAGATACCATTGCAATCTGATGAACAGAGAGGCAGGAGGGATGTAAAGGTACATACACTCTGCACttattcacacatacatattcagTTGCCAGTTTATTAGGAATTCCAAGCTTAGCTCAGTCACATACACTGTATGATTTGATCAACCATCAGGACATTTTCAGATATTGATACTGCAATCACACACCAGAGTTATGCTTGTGTGGTGTACAGCAGTTTCATCCACTATTCTGTAATTAGGGCCgtaaaaaatagttttcttAAAAAGATAAACTAAGCTAACATCCGTGTCCTTACATACCATGCAGGTCTTGGACTTCTCGCCAATAAAGGAATCTCTGAGGACTTTGGTCAGAGTGCTCATCCTGAAAGGGATGTAATCGCTGTTCTTCCCCAGTGAACGAATGCACTCCTGGGGGGACACAAGGGCGAACACAAGAGTATGTGAGGTGTTATGTTATGATTTCCATCTTGTCAGGTGCCATGTATGCATATATAATATTTGGACTGAGTTGTGAGAAGGTCAGTAGAATTCAGCTTTTGGTGTGTTTCATTGTACTTTATGGTGTCAATTTGAGAGGACCAGACCTACACATCAGCCACAGTATACCTTTAAAGCCAGGAGGCTTTGGTTTATCTCGGCAGTCTCCACCAAAGTGCTGCGGTCATTGCTGCTAACGTCGGTGCCACGCTCATTGCCAGCCAAATCAATCAGCGAAAATTTGCCGTGCAGTGCACCTTTTTTTCGTCTTAGGACAATCTGGAGGATGGCATGAGAGCGGGATGAGTTGGCATTGGCTGAGGTCTGGCCTGATGTTCTGGGAGACAgtaaggaaaagaaaggaaaggggaGGCAGCCACATTAATGTTATGCTTCATGAGCTGAAGgaagcacaaacaaacaaaaaaatgtaaatgcctaaatattttatgtatttattgaatGTATTATTGTACCAGAGGATGCATTCGAAATACTGATGTGTTTAGGATTCCATGTTAAGGTTCCTATGTTacagtaaaaaattaaatttgacaTATATATTTAGTGCTTTATATGGGAAGATCAAGGAAACATAGGTCTTAAGTTCAAGAAGAGATGTATGTACcatgacatttaaacatacaCTCTCTTGACAGATAGGTACCTGCATGCACTGCCAATCTGTATCATCTTGATGACCTCCTCTGCTTTGGTCACGTACACCTCCTCCAGGCCCACCACATTCACCTGCTGTCGGTCGTCCTCCAGAACACGGAGCTTGGCCTTCTTGTTCAGCAGGTCATACACCTAAAATCAACAAGCAAATTTAACTTGAGGGGTAACTTAGCATTAGCTGACTGATCTTCAGTTggatatttttaataaatgtgttttttggaaGTGATAGAAGACTTTCTTACTTTGCCATTGTAAATCTCAAAGAAGCTGACGAAGGCAGAAAGATCCAGGCTAGCATACCTCCTGTGATTGATATTGGTGAAAACATCCTGGGCTAAAAGCAAAATGAAGCCATTATTCAAACTGAAGTTTACTTAATACTGAATGTTTGTGTAGTCTGATGAAAAATGCTGTGGATTTTAATTGGGTCTCCTATCCTGAGTTAGTGgtaacaaatacaaataaagtggATAAAGCAAGTTtggtaaaaatgttttgatttagTCTTGTTTAATAAACCAAATGAGAAAAACTAGGATAAACTATTTCCTTATCCTTTAAGTGCATAGAGAGCCATTGCAGATGTCTTGGTTTGGGTCCTACCTGCCAAGGCGTAGATTCCTTTGGAGCTGTTCTGCTGCTTCCCTGTGAAATCACCTCCCATGGTCTAGACAGAAAATGTGCCacagagttaaaaaaacaaacaaaaaggacaATTCAACACAACAAAGCAAGGACAGTCACTTACATGAGTCTTTCCACTTCCCGTCTGGCCATAGGCAAAACATGTTGCCATGCTGCCTTCGAAAATGGACTGGACCAAAGGTTTAGCTGTGAAACTGAGGACAATAATAGTGTGAATGAAAAATACACCATTTGTCTAGTGGTGACCAACATTACTGAACAGATATCAGTGTATAAAATGCTGTTACTTAACACTTTCCTATAGACAGAGTTATTTACAGTTTGTGGGAGAAACAAAGTCTAGACTGATGGCAATGTGACAGCCTTTAAAAACCCATCTTCAAGGAGGAAATTCTCAGAAAACTGACGTGAATGCTTATAATCTCCAACATATTGATGCTGTTGCTTAAGAGTAATTGGGTCATTACTTGTAGACCTGGTCATTAGTGGCGTTCTCATTAAAGGAGTAGTCAAACTGGAAGATATGGTTGTCCAAGTATTTGGTGAGGTCCACTTTTTGTTTTGGCTCATGGACCAGCAGAGCACCTTTCCCAGGTACAGAGACCACATCTAAGTCCTTTTTTGTAAGCTCTAGAATAAACAAGGACACAAAATTTTGCATTACGCTTTACAAAAAACGTACACAAGCTGCTACTGTTGGGCAAGAATGCATCTATTACACCTTTATTTTCAGATAATGTATACAAAATGTTGCACATTATTGTCTTACCTTGCTTGTTAAGGGGTCGtttacgaacacacacacaaatccttTGAGGTTcaatctgtaaaaacacaagttataagaaaaaaagaagaagtatatactatatactgcatgcTAGCATATGGCCTTATACATGGCAGATTGTTCTTCAGTCTAAACTTACAATGTCAGAAGTTGATATACGAGTTATTTCCAAGGTCTCTCTGAACTCTTGAATCATATCATAAATCTTCTGGTTTGGCCGTGAAGATTCTCCATactgaaaggaaggaaatgtaaataaaatgtgagaaGGAACTTCTGTTATGTCTTGAAGTGCTAACCAAGTCACtactaaaaaaacagaaacagtagaaTGAGTAAAAACATCACACCTTTCCCCTCTTGGTCTGCATGTCGGAGGGTTTAACAACACATGACAGCCTTTTGTTGCCTTTATGGAACTCCTGGGGAACCACTGATTTTCTTCTGCCTGTGGTGTATGgagatttattaaaaaaaaaaaaaaaaaaaaaaaaggtgacaggaaatgagaaagAATGTTACTCTAATCAAAAATGTTTAGGTTCATGGTCACCATACTATGGGTACATGTCACTGTAAGATCCATTACTGATCTTTACCTGCAAATGGAGGGATCCTTTCAGGTTCATCATTTTCCTTTATGGCCTCACGGGCAAAAGGCAGTGACGGTGCTGGTTTGGCCTCATTCTTTCTACGCTGCTGATTGGAACTTGCTAGATAAGGCAGGAGAATGCACTTGAGTTTatgaaaacacagagcagcagtacccacatttttaataaaacaaatgtgtggCTTGTATCCGTTTGTCTGTTCCTGTGGAAAATGTACTAGTTTGTGAAAATAATGACTCTTTAAGAAGATCACTACCTACCCGAGTTTGTGAGAACTGATGGAGGTGAGAGATCAGGCTGGATTGTCTTTGGATTTGCCACAGAGGTCTCAAATTGTGTAAGTGGTGCTGGAACAGGGGCAGGGACCTGGAACATACATGTCTGCCTGGCCTGAGACCGAGTGACTGCTGAAAGTAACACAAATCAAAGTCAAACAGCTGCAATAATAGTGTTTGTGTCTCAACAGAAGTATTAATAAAAAAGGTAAACTATGCAGGATTATctcaaaaaaactaaataaatactcaCACTAGAAGTGTGTGGTGATGTATTCATCTGCAGAGACCCTGCCCTCTgcctctgttttatttttattttgctacaggttacatcactgtctcCAGAACTCTTCTCTGCTCTACCCTCTGTCTCGGTGTCATGGACGTATAAaggctgcaggtctgtgtgtctgcttgtgcTAGACACATGCAGAGCAGATAGGCCACAGTGGGCAGcatgaagctctgcattcacacacaatcCTGCAAGGTTGTGCAGAGGTGTGGACaaatttatttgtgctttagaaggTAACAGCCAGGAGACAGTTGTTCTCATCAGCGCTGCTCACTCTCTTCATTCACACTAACTGCTGCTCTCTCTTGCTCGAGGAGGAGGGGCCAACTTTGAAAGCTATGTTTACAAACACCAACTGACAAATCCTGCACAGTATACTTTAAAGTATTGctagttttctttttataaaaagGTTTAAAGTAATCCAAACCCCAGCACAATGGAAAGATAAACTGTACAAGGTTGTAATTTGCCAACGTGACCACAGCAACAAGCTTTCTAAGAAACAAGACTCTTCAGACACCCAGAGTGGCAGAGAAGTGATTAACAGAAATACAGCAAAGTGGAAGCAAAAGTGGAACAGATATAATGCCAGCTGCTAATTCAAGCACATCTGCATATTTCTCACCAGTAATGTAACTTAAATTCAGTTaaatccaaaaaataaaaaaggagtgTGCCTGACTCCtaatttttctttgtcattgcCAAGTGTATAATTTTACTTAATTTCAGTCGATGGACAAAAACATATAATGCTGCATGCCAGAAGTACCCATTACCcaaatgtattgatttgcaACCCACTCAGTGCCAGTAAAGCAGAGGATCTCTAGTGAGAGGTTTGACCACTTCCAGGATTGCGCGCTTTTTTCATCTACACCCTTTTCCCATTAAGAAAGAAGTGATTAGAGAATAATTTGCTTTAGAGAGGAACATGACGGCCTTGCCGACCTGACTCTTCAGCCTTGGTGACTGCTGGAGTATACGCTTTTGGAAAGAAACAAGctattaaaatcacaaaatacaGAACACATCAATCTAAAActaataaacaataacattCATTTACATACAGCTGGGGGGTGCAGGAATCCTGGAGGAGCGCAGTCGACTGCCGTACTTCTATGGAAAAGAGTTACAGAAAAAGTAGTAGAAGTTGGTCAGTGTTGCCCATTTTCAGCTCATTCATGAAGAGGCTAGGTCTGGCTGTGTGCAATAGATGTTATTACAGCCTCACTATTATTTTCACCTTGGTCTAGAGTTAAACCCAACAGAACCCCAAAGATAAGCGACACTATTTCATATTTTGATTAACTTGTGGATTATTTTATccattaatcgattagttgtttggtctataaaactCATAagatagtgaaaaatgtcaatcacagtTTCCAAAATCCTAAGGTGCAACCTAAAATGTCCCAACCTACAGTCCAAagtccaaagatattcagtttaccatcatACAAGACTAAACCAAATACAAATTCCCATTCAAGGAGGAACAGGagtattttacttattttattaaaaagtgactcaaaacaatcattatttggtgattaattttctgttcaGCTCTAATTGCACTATCCACTTTAATACATCCATGTTATGCTGAAATCACAGGAAAACAATATAATGAACTACAACATTCAACTTTAATTCTAATTCATTCAGAAAATAAGCCAATTTAATGTCATAGCAGATACaacacaaggaaggaaaggatgttCAATAGATAGGATATTTGCTTATTAGAAGTAGCACATGTATCAATCTTTAAACATATGTAGGTGACAGTTACCTTCTCTGGAGCAGGAGTGGGTGCCTCAGCAGCTTTGTTAGCGACAGCCTGTATAATGTCCAAAAGTTCTGGATTGAGTGTACACAACTCGCTCACCTCAACCTatagcacaaaaaaaacatcaacccAAGAGGAGAAATGAGAAAACTGCTTACAAACTTGCTCAATAAACTTTAAGGATATGTTACATTTTGAAATGCTTTTATGGTAAAAGCCTTCAAAAGATGCCTGGTTCATATTAAGACTAATGtttcaaaaaaatatgtgcTGTCTTTATTGACTTAGGCTACTGACCTCCTTCCCACGGCAGATGTTTCTCTCATTCCACTCTACCATCACCGTGGACTTGATGGTATCGACAGATTTCACATTAGCCGGATGAACTCGGCCTGGTTTTACAATAAAGCCAAACGGACAGTCATACTTTGATAACGTTACATTTGCAGCTTAAAAATAGCAAAGCAGACAAACATCAACTCACCATCACTGCGGCTAATCTGTACAGAGAGTCCAATTAGAAGTCTGGACGAACCGGTCTCCATTTTAGCTTCTTCTTGCTTTTCTGTAACAAATTCAAAGCAAACGCCGCCCAAGATTTAAATTGTGATTTCCGGGTGCTTAAGAATCTGATTGGTCGTGTCTTCTTCTACGTCTGCTGTTTATATTATACCGCCACCGAGTGGACGAGTTCAGGAATGACTTCCGTAATGGAAATGAACTGCAAGATGAACAAAAACTATAATGGTCCTTGTATCTTTTGGTCATTCGATTTTCTTTTTAGGTGCaaatattgaaaaacaaaaaaatgagtgGCTATTTGATTTtcgttttaaaatacaaaagatcaAATTGAAATAcgagctgtttttctttttcctggtcaAAAAGGGATAAgcagaacattttcttttcatatttagaaaataatagaaaaaataaaatcactggcaaaaagaaacaaaaaatggaGTTCTCATATTCTGAAACTAGCTGTCATCATCAAGGCAAGAGCGCAATGAAGGGACcaataaagatcaataaaaaaacaaaaaacaaaacatccttCCTAACCCAACAAACCACTGACTCACAACGGCTGAAAAAACAGCTgagataaacaaaataaaaaccttcCTGGATGCACTAATCTTACCTGTcgaaataaaacatacagtcaAACTACCGTGCCATGCCGAAATATtgaatttatgaaaataaagtaaaccTACGGCCCAGATCCTGAAACCTCTAAATTAGTACCTGatgaattaacattattttacacgCACTGACAGGGCGTGAACACAGGTGCCTTACCCTCTGACAAAATATCCTGTTAGTAGCAAGATTAAAGGTCTGCATTATTCTGGGTTCAAACGGCATACAAGCATAGTGAAGCACATTGGAACACATTGGAATTCAAACTTAAATGAATTTTATTGGCAATCATtggtatatgtatattttgtccCGCTGTGCTTTGGCAACACAATACTACTGTCATGCCAATGAAGtccttttaaattttaatttgatattcaaagagagagagagagaaagagagaggggtggggggattcttttcttctttacctTTTAACATCTCCAGTGTCCTTGCAGCTTACTCTCGGGATTGCAAGTTGAACACGTAGCAGGTGATCAAAAGTAGGCTACAGCAAGCCCTGTGATGAAGCTTCGTTGCCTTCACAGATGACATGATGCTTTCAATGCTGATCATTCGTCCAGTCGTGACTATGTCAAAAATGAAAGTTAATGTCCCAAAACAGGGTAATATGGGTAACAGGGCTCTACAATGTATTTTTACGTTATTAAAAGTGGCTACAACATCAGATGTGAATAAAGCTCTGCATGTAAATTCAGGAGAGTGCAAGAAGTGTCTGAGTTTATTTCTCAAAGGCATCTTTGGTTATGTATGTGTGAGACAGGACACCTCGAACAGCAGACAAGGTAAATTATGATTCTTTCAATTATGACTTTTTgttccatggaggttttatatttgcaaaactTTCCTCGAACCGGGAAAATCGATTTTAAAGTCTGtgacgtcatcacaatgtaaagtatATGGGCTGAGGGAATCCCATGGTTAGGGCCAGAAGGGGAAACACTACTGAATTGTCATGGTGCTTTCCAGTTGTACTTGGAAGCTGGAATTTCCGAGTACGCAgttggaaatttcaactggaacgcCCCCTGAAGTCGGATCTCCAACTCGGAAAGTCGGATGTACCCCACTAGCcccgacctcaaaatccaatATGGTAGCCccgtgcatcaacagtgtgaaagttgtagttatttgtgtctcattaaatcaattgcacacacaacactgtcCAACTtttatctgtggacatgttgctatgctgtttgtatgagcaaaatacagcgcaatgtgtttttatcaactggtattgctatcagtggctaacctggatagaactggttttcttactttttaaCTGGAACAACACAAACTCTGGTGTGATTCCCAGCTCTAACAGGAGCTGGTGGCTGGAAGTAAACCTCGAAGCTATAAACTGTTTTTGACAACTTATAGGACTGAATGGTATGGTGTCCAGCTCTTATTATACATCCATCTAaactaatcattttaataacttATATAATATTTGTGACACCCATGGTTTGATTTCATTACATAATCTTTACTGCTTAAATCAAATAAGTAAAGCACTGAGTAATGTTACTCACCACACTAAACCTGACCCTTCCTCAAATTTCAGGaacaaacatttcctgtttttatgtcatCTGGGATGCAATGAGTTAAACTATATATGAAGGGGAGAAGGTGGGTGGGGGGATTATTGTGGgataaatgttttgttgatcATAATTTTTATGTTCGTGATGTCTTGGTGTCTTAACCCCCCAAAATTTGTCTGTGATTTATGTGATCTGCAAAATGTCTGTTCATAACCAGCAGGTATGGCCAGTCTCAAAGCCAGGACACCCGCTTTCATTCAGGATCGGTGAGTAACACTGAATTCTCCATAGTTTGAATTTGGTTCTGTGTCTTCAGCATAATTTCACTGAGAACCGGTAACTTGTGTCTGCAGCATtggaaattgattttatttatacatttaaacatgtttgatgtgatttgtggtctgttttttctttgtgttcttgcttttttctcctctatccatcttttcctcctttgtcCCCCCATTGTTCCTTACTTCactgttttattgctttgcattgtgggttttttttgtaattagcCCAGTCTGATTCTTTCCCTTCTTTAACAGACTCCAATTTAGAgtgggttaaggttagggttagggttaaggttatggTTTGGGTGATTTATTCATCAGatctcttttttctgtgtgtctaCGCTGTACAACCATAATGAGGAGCAGCCTGTGTGCAGTCATTTTCACCTGTGCCACATGTGAGTACATAAACATTAACAATttaactatgtgtgtgtgtgtgtgtgtgtgtgtgtgtgtgtgtgtgtgtgtgtgtgtgtgtgtgtgtgtgtgtgtgtgtgtgtgtgtgtatgtatattcctttctgctcttttctctctctctgtctctctctgctctactCCTTCCCTTTTTAGAAAAAAGAGGgatgggaagaggaggaggcagggtATACCGCCCAATAGACTCTCCTATGACCAAGCCGTTATACCACTGAGACTGGGCCCTGAAGGCTTTATGGTGAGTATAATGATAATTCCTGGGCCTGTGTGGTGTATGGGACACAg
This genomic interval from Scomber scombrus chromosome 11, fScoSco1.1, whole genome shotgun sequence contains the following:
- the kif2c gene encoding kinesin-like protein KIF2C, whose product is METGSSRLLIGLSVQISRSDGRVHPANVKSVDTIKSTVMVEWNERNICRGKEVEVSELCTLNPELLDIIQAVANKAAEAPTPAPEKKYGSRLRSSRIPAPPSSYTPAVTKAEESVTRSQARQTCMFQVPAPVPAPLTQFETSVANPKTIQPDLSPPSVLTNSASSNQQRRKNEAKPAPSLPFAREAIKENDEPERIPPFAGRRKSVVPQEFHKGNKRLSCVVKPSDMQTKRGKYGESSRPNQKIYDMIQEFRETLEITRISTSDIIEPQRICVCVRKRPLNKQELTKKDLDVVSVPGKGALLVHEPKQKVDLTKYLDNHIFQFDYSFNENATNDQVYNFTAKPLVQSIFEGSMATCFAYGQTGSGKTHTMGGDFTGKQQNSSKGIYALAAQDVFTNINHRRYASLDLSAFVSFFEIYNGKVYDLLNKKAKLRVLEDDRQQVNVVGLEEVYVTKAEEVIKMIQIGSACRTSGQTSANANSSRSHAILQIVLRRKKGALHGKFSLIDLAGNERGTDVSSNDRSTLVETAEINQSLLALKECIRSLGKNSDYIPFRMSTLTKVLRDSFIGEKSKTCMIAMVSPSMSSCEYTMNTLRYADRVKELNGNSKAGGVVKSQEPADTSSEEESVDTSVYDAISHVADLEEKVYVELQRANELVKEMEQTSYNTEEGLPNLLDHSRKLLDTVLALQTAVDQEKTARLNH